From Cronobacter turicensis z3032, the proteins below share one genomic window:
- the rnd gene encoding Ribonuclease D encodes MTKRAGQVTILPELQSRRPDAGSTGVFYGRRQRESDLNYQMITTNDALAALCETARTQRALALDTEFVRTRTYYPQLGLIQLYDGENVALIDPLTITEWAPFQALLQDQNITKFLHAGSEDLEVFQNAFGMMPDPFIDTQVLASFVGHPLSCGFATLVEHHTGVALDKSESRTDWLARPLTERQCDYAAADVWYLLPIAHKLMEQVREAGWLTAAINECRLMTQRRGEVLDPDEAWREITNAWQLRPRQLACLKLLAGWRLRKARERDMAVNFVVREENLWKVARHMPGSLGELDGLGLSGSEIRFHGKTLLALVAQAQALLEDALPEPLANLVDMPGYRKVFKEIKALVQETSEAHKISAELMASRRQINQLLNWHWKLKPQNQLPELISGWRGELLGEALKTLLQNY; translated from the coding sequence GTGACGAAGCGCGCCGGGCAGGTGACAATACTGCCTGAGCTGCAATCACGTCGCCCTGACGCCGGTTCTACCGGCGTTTTTTATGGGCGCAGACAAAGAGAGAGCGATTTGAATTACCAGATGATAACCACCAATGACGCGCTGGCGGCGCTGTGCGAAACCGCACGCACGCAGCGCGCCCTGGCGCTGGACACCGAATTTGTCCGTACCCGCACTTACTATCCGCAACTGGGGCTCATCCAGCTCTATGACGGCGAAAACGTCGCGCTGATCGATCCGCTGACCATTACCGAGTGGGCGCCGTTTCAGGCGCTGCTGCAGGATCAGAACATCACCAAATTTCTCCATGCGGGCAGCGAAGATCTGGAAGTGTTCCAGAACGCGTTCGGCATGATGCCCGATCCGTTTATCGACACCCAGGTGCTGGCCTCGTTTGTCGGTCATCCGCTCTCCTGCGGTTTTGCGACGCTGGTAGAGCATCACACCGGCGTGGCGCTGGATAAAAGCGAGTCGCGTACCGACTGGCTGGCGCGCCCGCTGACGGAGCGCCAGTGCGACTACGCGGCGGCGGACGTCTGGTATCTGCTGCCGATCGCCCACAAACTGATGGAGCAGGTGCGCGAAGCAGGCTGGCTCACCGCCGCCATCAACGAATGCCGCCTGATGACCCAGCGCCGCGGCGAGGTTCTCGATCCGGATGAAGCCTGGCGTGAAATCACCAACGCCTGGCAGCTGCGTCCGCGTCAGCTTGCGTGCCTGAAGCTGCTGGCCGGCTGGCGCCTGCGTAAAGCGCGCGAGCGCGATATGGCGGTCAATTTCGTGGTGCGCGAAGAGAATCTCTGGAAGGTGGCGCGCCACATGCCGGGCTCGCTTGGCGAACTCGACGGGCTGGGGCTGTCAGGCAGCGAAATCCGCTTCCATGGCAAGACGCTGCTGGCGCTGGTCGCGCAAGCGCAGGCGTTGCTGGAAGACGCGCTGCCGGAGCCGCTGGCGAATCTGGTCGACATGCCGGGTTATCGCAAAGTGTTTAAAGAGATCAAAGCGCTGGTGCAGGAGACAAGCGAGGCGCACAAGATCAGCGCCGAGCTGATGGCGTCGCGCCGCCAGATTAACCAGTTGCTGAACTGGCACTGGAAGCTGAAACCGCAGAATCAACTGCCGGAATTAATTAGTGGCTGGCGCGGCGAGTTATTAGGCGAGGCGTTAAAAACGCTGCTGCAGAATTATTAA
- the minC gene encoding Probable septum site-determining protein minC produces the protein MSKARMSNTPIELKGSSFTLSVVHLHDAHPEVIRKALEEKIAQAPAFLKNAPVVVNVAGLDGSINWQQLHQTFIDSGLHLVGISGCQDDALKAEIARAGLALLTEGKASAPRAAKPAEAPVPPAPAAALRTRLVDLPVRSGQRIYAPGADLVVTSHVSAGAELIADGNIHVYGTMRGRALAGASGDKEAQIFSTNLAAELVSIAGVYWLSDQIPAEFYNKAARLRLADGALTVQPLN, from the coding sequence TTGAGTAAGGCCAGGATGTCAAACACGCCCATCGAGCTAAAAGGCAGTAGTTTCACCTTATCAGTGGTTCATTTGCATGATGCTCACCCCGAGGTTATTCGCAAGGCGCTTGAAGAAAAAATTGCTCAGGCGCCGGCCTTTCTCAAAAATGCGCCGGTGGTAGTGAATGTTGCAGGGCTTGACGGGTCGATAAACTGGCAGCAGTTACATCAGACGTTTATCGACAGCGGCCTGCACCTGGTCGGCATCAGCGGCTGTCAGGATGACGCGCTGAAAGCGGAGATCGCTCGTGCGGGCCTGGCGCTGCTGACCGAGGGAAAGGCCAGCGCGCCGCGCGCCGCAAAGCCCGCTGAAGCGCCTGTACCGCCTGCCCCGGCGGCAGCGCTGCGTACCCGGTTAGTGGATCTGCCGGTGCGTTCCGGGCAGCGGATCTACGCGCCGGGCGCCGATCTGGTGGTCACAAGCCACGTCAGCGCGGGCGCGGAGCTTATCGCTGATGGCAATATTCACGTCTATGGCACCATGCGCGGGCGCGCCCTCGCCGGTGCCAGCGGCGATAAAGAAGCACAAATCTTTTCAACAAATCTCGCGGCGGAACTGGTTTCCATCGCCGGGGTTTACTGGCTGAGCGATCAAATCCCGGCCGAGTTTTACAACAAAGCGGCACGCCTGCGTCTGGCCGACGGCGCGCTGACGGTTCAACCATTAAATTAA
- the ycgB gene encoding Uncharacterized protein ycgB has protein sequence MRAANNEGALMATVTDSLKKDTQRLSDGPDWTFELLDVYLAEIDRVAKLYRLDTYPHQIEIITSEQMMDAYSSVGMPINYPHWSFGKKFIETERLYKHGQQGLAYEIVINSNPCIAYLMEENTITMQALVMAHACYGHNSFFKNNYLFRSWTDASSIVDYLIFARHYITECEERYGVDEVEKLLDSCHALMNYGVDRYKRPQKISLQEEKARQKSREEYLQSQVNMLWRTLPRREEEKAVEAHHRFPAEPQENLLYFMEKNAPLLESWQREILRIVRKVSQYFYPQKQTQVMNEGWATFWHYTILNHLYDEGKVTDRFMLEFLHSHTNVVFQPPYNSQWYSGINPYALGFAMFQDIKRICQNPTEEDRHWFPDIAGSDWLQTLHFAMRDFKDESFISQFLSPKVMRDFRLFTVLDDDRNNYLEIEAIHNEEGYRAIRNELSAQYNLSNLEPNIQVWNVNLRGDRALTLRYIPQHRAPLDKGRREVLKHVHRLWGFDVLLEQQNEDGSVELLERCPPRINTL, from the coding sequence ATGAGAGCCGCTAACAATGAGGGCGCGCTGATGGCTACCGTAACTGATTCCCTGAAAAAGGATACCCAACGTCTGAGCGACGGGCCGGACTGGACATTTGAGCTACTGGATGTCTATCTCGCTGAAATCGATCGCGTGGCGAAACTCTACCGGCTGGACACTTACCCGCATCAGATTGAGATAATTACCTCCGAACAGATGATGGACGCTTACTCCAGCGTCGGGATGCCGATTAACTACCCGCACTGGTCGTTCGGTAAAAAGTTCATCGAGACTGAGCGGCTCTATAAGCATGGTCAGCAGGGTCTCGCCTACGAGATTGTGATTAACTCCAATCCGTGTATCGCGTATCTGATGGAAGAGAACACCATCACCATGCAGGCGCTGGTGATGGCGCACGCCTGTTACGGTCACAACTCATTTTTCAAAAATAATTACCTGTTCCGCAGCTGGACCGACGCCAGCTCGATTGTCGACTACCTGATTTTCGCGCGCCACTACATTACCGAATGCGAAGAGCGCTACGGCGTTGATGAAGTCGAAAAGCTGCTGGATTCGTGCCATGCGTTGATGAACTACGGCGTCGACCGTTACAAACGCCCGCAGAAAATCTCGCTCCAGGAAGAGAAAGCGCGCCAGAAAAGCCGCGAAGAGTATCTGCAAAGCCAGGTCAATATGCTGTGGCGCACGCTGCCAAGACGCGAAGAGGAGAAAGCCGTCGAGGCGCATCACCGCTTCCCGGCCGAGCCGCAGGAAAACCTGCTCTATTTTATGGAGAAAAACGCCCCGCTGCTGGAGTCGTGGCAGCGCGAGATCCTGCGTATCGTGCGTAAGGTGAGCCAGTATTTCTACCCGCAGAAACAGACCCAGGTCATGAATGAAGGCTGGGCGACGTTCTGGCACTACACCATCCTGAACCATCTCTACGATGAAGGGAAAGTGACCGATCGCTTTATGCTGGAGTTTCTGCACAGTCACACCAACGTGGTGTTCCAGCCGCCCTACAACAGCCAGTGGTACAGCGGCATCAATCCGTATGCGCTCGGTTTCGCCATGTTCCAGGATATTAAACGTATCTGTCAGAACCCGACCGAAGAAGACCGCCACTGGTTCCCGGATATCGCAGGCTCCGACTGGCTGCAAACGCTGCATTTCGCGATGCGCGATTTCAAAGACGAAAGCTTTATCAGCCAGTTCCTGTCGCCGAAAGTGATGCGCGATTTCCGCCTCTTTACGGTGCTGGATGACGATCGCAACAACTATCTGGAAATCGAGGCGATCCATAACGAAGAGGGCTACCGGGCGATTCGCAACGAGTTGTCGGCTCAGTACAACCTGAGCAACCTGGAGCCGAACATTCAGGTGTGGAACGTCAACCTGCGCGGCGACCGCGCGCTGACGCTGCGCTACATTCCGCAACACCGCGCGCCGCTCGATAAGGGCCGCCGCGAAGTGCTGAAACATGTGCATCGCCTGTGGGGTTTCGACGTGTTGCTGGAGCAGCAAAATGAAGACGGCAGCGTGGAGCTGCTGGAGCGCTGCCCGCCGCGTATCAACACGCTCTGA
- the ycgM gene encoding Uncharacterized protein ycgM, with translation MSSRSVKNSPTRRFIRRFFCSDARGLTFCAAGTNSYVLSYHRTQRDAMYQHHHWQGALLDYPVSKVVCVGSNYAKHIQEMGSATPEEPVLFIKPETALCDLRQPLVLPQGLGSVHHEVELAVLIGGTLRQASEEHVAKAIAGYGVALDLTLRDIQGKMKKAGQPWEKAKAFDNACPISGFIPAGEFAGDPQNTPLSLRVNGEVRQSGNTADMIHKIVPLIAYMSRFFTLRAGDVILTGTPEGVGPLNSGDALDIAFDDHTLTTRVL, from the coding sequence ATCTCGAGTCGCTCGGTAAAAAATAGTCCCACGCGCCGTTTCATACGGCGCTTTTTTTGTAGCGACGCGCGCGGTTTGACTTTTTGCGCGGCCGGGACGAATAGTTACGTACTGTCTTACCATCGAACCCAGAGGGACGCTATGTATCAACATCATCACTGGCAGGGCGCGCTGCTTGACTACCCGGTCAGCAAAGTCGTTTGCGTCGGCAGCAACTACGCAAAGCATATTCAGGAGATGGGCAGCGCCACGCCGGAAGAGCCGGTGCTGTTTATCAAACCTGAAACCGCACTGTGCGATCTGCGCCAGCCGCTCGTGCTGCCGCAGGGACTCGGCTCGGTGCATCACGAGGTCGAACTGGCGGTGCTGATTGGCGGAACGCTCCGTCAGGCGAGCGAAGAGCATGTCGCCAAAGCGATAGCTGGCTATGGTGTTGCGCTCGATCTCACGCTTCGCGATATTCAGGGCAAAATGAAAAAGGCCGGGCAGCCGTGGGAAAAGGCGAAAGCGTTTGATAACGCCTGCCCGATTTCCGGGTTTATCCCGGCAGGGGAGTTTGCAGGCGATCCGCAAAACACGCCGCTCAGCCTGCGCGTGAACGGCGAGGTGCGCCAGAGCGGCAATACCGCCGATATGATCCATAAGATCGTGCCGCTTATCGCTTATATGAGCCGTTTCTTCACACTCCGCGCGGGGGATGTGATCCTCACCGGGACGCCGGAAGGCGTCGGCCCGCTCAACAGCGGCGACGCGCTGGACATCGCCTTTGACGATCACACCCTGACCACACGGGTTCTGTAA
- the minE gene encoding Cell division topological specificity factor: protein MALLDFFLSRKKNTANIAKERLQIIVAERRRSDAEPHYLPQLKRDILEVICKYVQIDPEMVTVQLEQKGDDISILELNVTLPEAEETK, encoded by the coding sequence ATGGCATTACTCGACTTTTTTCTCTCCAGAAAAAAGAACACCGCGAATATCGCTAAAGAGCGCTTACAAATTATTGTTGCTGAGCGTCGTCGTAGCGATGCTGAACCGCATTATTTACCGCAGCTGAAGCGGGATATTCTGGAAGTGATTTGTAAATACGTTCAGATTGATCCGGAAATGGTCACCGTTCAGCTGGAACAAAAAGGCGACGATATTTCGATTCTCGAACTTAACGTCACCTTACCGGAAGCGGAAGAGACGAAATAA
- the fadR gene encoding Fatty acid metabolism regulator protein, which yields MVIKAQSPAGFAEEYIVESIWNNRFPPGSILPAERELSELIGVTRTTLREVLQRLARDGWLTIQHGKPTKVNNFWETSGLNILETLARLDHESVPQLIDNLLSVRTNIATIFIRTALRMHPERAREVLATADEVEDHADAFAELDYNIFRGLAFASGNPIYGLILNGMKGLYTRIGRHYFSNPEARSLALGFYHKLGTLSREGQHDQVYDVVRTYGRESGEIWHRMQKNLPGDLAMHSR from the coding sequence ATGGTAATTAAGGCGCAGAGCCCGGCGGGTTTCGCGGAAGAGTACATTGTTGAAAGCATCTGGAATAACCGCTTCCCTCCGGGATCTATTCTGCCTGCTGAACGCGAACTCTCTGAACTGATTGGTGTGACGCGCACCACCCTGCGCGAAGTATTACAGCGCCTGGCGCGCGACGGCTGGCTGACTATCCAGCACGGTAAGCCAACGAAAGTAAACAACTTCTGGGAAACCTCGGGCCTCAATATTCTCGAAACGCTGGCGCGTCTCGATCACGAAAGCGTGCCGCAACTTATCGACAATCTGTTGTCCGTGCGCACCAACATCGCGACGATTTTTATTCGCACCGCGCTGCGTATGCATCCGGAACGCGCACGTGAAGTGCTCGCAACGGCGGATGAAGTCGAAGATCACGCTGACGCTTTCGCGGAGCTGGACTACAACATTTTCCGCGGTCTGGCGTTTGCCTCCGGCAATCCGATTTACGGGCTTATCCTCAACGGCATGAAAGGGCTCTACACCCGCATCGGCCGCCACTATTTCTCGAACCCGGAAGCGCGCAGTCTGGCGCTGGGCTTTTACCATAAGCTCGGCACGCTTTCGCGCGAAGGGCAGCACGATCAGGTCTACGACGTGGTGCGTACTTACGGGCGCGAGAGCGGCGAGATCTGGCACCGGATGCAGAAAAACCTGCCGGGCGATCTGGCGATGCACAGCCGGTAA
- a CDS encoding UPF0260 protein ESA_01462 has product MTETPFWQRKTLDEMSDAEWESLCDGCGQCCLHKLMDEDTDEIYFTNVACRQLNIKTCQCRNYERRFEYEPDCIKLTRDNLPTFEWLPPTCAYRLLAEGKNLPQWHPLRAGSKAAMHAERISVRHIAVKESEVRDWQDHILNKPDWAE; this is encoded by the coding sequence ATGACCGAAACCCCTTTCTGGCAGCGTAAAACCCTGGATGAGATGAGCGATGCCGAGTGGGAATCGCTCTGCGACGGGTGCGGTCAGTGCTGCCTGCATAAGCTGATGGATGAAGACACCGACGAAATCTACTTCACCAACGTCGCCTGTCGTCAGCTTAATATCAAAACCTGCCAGTGCCGCAACTATGAACGACGCTTCGAGTATGAGCCGGACTGCATCAAACTGACCCGCGACAACCTGCCGACCTTCGAGTGGCTGCCGCCCACCTGCGCTTACCGTCTGCTGGCCGAGGGGAAAAATCTGCCACAGTGGCACCCGCTGCGTGCTGGCTCAAAAGCCGCGATGCACGCCGAACGTATTTCGGTGCGCCATATTGCGGTCAAAGAATCTGAAGTGCGCGACTGGCAGGACCACATTTTAAATAAGCCGGATTGGGCGGAGTGA
- a CDS encoding UPF0745 protein ESA_01460 codes for MFCVIYRSARREQTYLYVEKKDDFSRVPEELLAGFGQPIMTMMLPLDGRKKLANADLEKVKQALKDQGYYLQMPPPPENLLKQHLESLGKK; via the coding sequence ATGTTTTGTGTGATCTATCGAAGCGCGCGTCGCGAACAAACTTATCTTTATGTTGAAAAAAAAGACGATTTTTCGCGTGTGCCGGAAGAATTGCTGGCTGGTTTCGGCCAGCCAATTATGACCATGATGCTTCCGCTGGACGGTCGTAAAAAATTAGCCAACGCCGATCTCGAAAAAGTGAAACAGGCGTTAAAAGATCAGGGCTATTATTTACAGATGCCGCCGCCGCCGGAAAATTTGCTAAAACAGCATCTCGAGTCGCTCGGTAAAAAATAG
- the dsbB gene encoding Disulfide bond formation protein B → MLRYLNQCSRGRGAWLLLALTAFALEMVALWFQHVMMLKPCVLCIYERCALFGVMGAGLVGAIAPKTPLRFVAMGIWIYSAWKGLMLAWEHTTIQLHPSPFVTCDFAARFPSWLPLDKWLPQVFVASGDCAERQWSFLTLEMPQWLVGIFAAYLLVALLVLIAQAFKPKKRDLFGRY, encoded by the coding sequence ATGTTGCGATATTTAAACCAGTGTTCGCGTGGGCGCGGCGCATGGCTGTTGCTGGCGCTCACCGCTTTCGCGCTGGAAATGGTGGCGCTGTGGTTCCAGCATGTCATGATGCTGAAGCCGTGCGTGTTATGTATTTATGAACGTTGCGCGCTGTTTGGCGTCATGGGCGCAGGGCTGGTGGGAGCCATTGCACCGAAAACCCCGTTACGTTTTGTGGCGATGGGTATCTGGATTTACAGCGCCTGGAAGGGCCTGATGCTCGCGTGGGAACACACGACTATCCAGCTGCACCCCTCACCGTTTGTCACCTGCGATTTCGCGGCGCGCTTCCCGTCCTGGCTGCCGCTCGATAAGTGGCTGCCGCAGGTATTTGTCGCCAGCGGCGACTGCGCCGAGCGCCAGTGGTCATTCCTGACCCTGGAGATGCCGCAGTGGCTGGTCGGCATTTTCGCCGCCTATCTGCTGGTCGCCCTGCTGGTGCTGATCGCGCAAGCATTCAAACCGAAAAAACGCGATCTCTTCGGCCGTTACTGA
- a CDS encoding Insertion element IS407 uncharacterized 10.0 kDa protein, translated as MKKRFSDEQIISILREAEAGVSARELCRKHAISDATFYIWRKKYGGMEVPEVKRLKSLEEENARLRKLLAEAMLDKEALQVAPGRKY; from the coding sequence ATGAAGAAGCGTTTTTCCGACGAACAGATCATCAGTATCCTCCGCGAGGCTGAAGCCGGGGTTTCTGCCCGTGAGCTCTGCCGCAAGCACGCCATTTCCGACGCCACCTTTTATATCTGGCGTAAAAAGTATGGCGGAATGGAGGTGCCCGAAGTTAAGCGCCTGAAGTCGCTTGAGGAAGAGAACGCCAGACTCAGGAAGCTGCTCGCCGAAGCCATGCTGGATAAGGAGGCGCTTCAGGTGGCTCCAGGGCGAAAGTACTGA
- the nhaB gene encoding Na(+)/H(+) antiporter nhaB, which produces MEISYGRALYRNFLGQSPDWYKLCLLGFLIINPLVFWVSPFAAGWLLVIEFIFTLAMALKCYPLLPGGLLAVEALFIGMTSAEHVREEVANNLAVVLLLIFMVAGIYFMKQLLLLIFTRLLLGIRSKALLSLAFCFAAAFLSAFLDALTVVAVVISVAVGFYGIYHRVASNGEEGQELVDDAQLDEERRATLERFRAFLRSLMMHAGVGTALGGVMTMVGEPQNLIIAHAADWGFGDFLLRVAPVSVPVFICGILICILVEKTKSFGYGEPLPEPVRKILREYDDKSRQKRTRQDTMKLIIQGLIGVWLIAALALHLAEVGLIGLSVIILACSLCGVTDEHAIGKAFTEALPFTALLTVFFAIVAVIIDQHLFAPIIAYVLEATPHNQLSLFYLFNGLLSSISDNVFVGTVYINEAKSALQQGVIDTKQFEMLAVAINTGTNLPSVATPNGQAAFLFLLTSALAPLIRLSYGRMVWMALPYTVVLTLVGLACVQYTLVPLTDWLLQSGWVSTPGVTALLH; this is translated from the coding sequence ATGGAAATTTCATATGGCCGGGCGTTGTATCGTAACTTTTTAGGACAATCTCCGGACTGGTACAAGCTTTGTTTACTTGGCTTTTTGATTATTAATCCTCTGGTTTTCTGGGTAAGCCCCTTCGCGGCGGGCTGGCTGCTGGTGATTGAGTTCATCTTCACGCTGGCGATGGCGCTGAAGTGCTACCCCCTGCTGCCGGGCGGGCTGCTGGCGGTAGAGGCGCTGTTTATCGGCATGACCAGCGCCGAGCATGTGCGTGAAGAGGTGGCGAATAACCTCGCCGTGGTGCTGCTGCTGATTTTCATGGTGGCGGGCATCTACTTTATGAAGCAGTTGCTGCTACTGATTTTTACCCGTCTGCTGCTGGGCATCCGTTCTAAAGCCCTGCTCTCGCTGGCGTTCTGTTTTGCGGCGGCGTTTCTCTCCGCCTTCCTCGACGCGCTGACGGTGGTCGCCGTCGTCATCAGCGTGGCGGTAGGCTTTTACGGCATCTACCATCGCGTCGCGTCTAATGGTGAAGAGGGACAAGAGCTGGTGGACGACGCTCAGCTCGATGAAGAACGTCGCGCCACGCTTGAGCGCTTTCGCGCGTTTCTGCGCAGCCTGATGATGCATGCGGGTGTCGGCACCGCGCTTGGCGGCGTGATGACGATGGTCGGCGAGCCGCAGAACCTGATTATCGCCCACGCGGCCGACTGGGGCTTCGGAGACTTCCTGCTGCGCGTCGCGCCCGTGAGCGTGCCGGTGTTTATCTGCGGCATCCTTATCTGCATCCTGGTGGAAAAAACCAAATCCTTCGGGTACGGCGAACCGTTGCCGGAGCCGGTGCGTAAGATCCTGCGTGAGTATGACGACAAGAGCCGCCAGAAGCGCACCCGTCAGGACACCATGAAGCTGATTATTCAGGGCCTGATCGGCGTGTGGCTGATTGCCGCGCTGGCGCTGCATCTGGCGGAAGTGGGTCTGATTGGCCTGTCGGTGATTATTCTCGCCTGCTCGCTGTGCGGCGTAACCGATGAGCACGCTATCGGCAAAGCCTTTACCGAAGCGCTGCCTTTCACCGCCCTGCTGACGGTGTTCTTCGCCATTGTGGCGGTGATTATCGACCAGCATCTGTTCGCGCCGATTATCGCGTATGTGCTGGAAGCCACGCCGCATAATCAGCTGTCGCTGTTCTATCTCTTTAACGGCCTGCTGTCGTCCATTTCCGATAACGTATTTGTCGGCACGGTCTATATCAACGAAGCGAAAAGCGCGCTGCAACAGGGCGTTATCGACACTAAGCAGTTTGAAATGCTGGCGGTGGCCATTAACACCGGCACCAATCTGCCGTCCGTCGCTACCCCGAACGGCCAGGCGGCGTTTCTGTTCCTGCTGACCTCCGCGCTGGCGCCGCTGATTCGTCTCTCTTATGGCCGTATGGTCTGGATGGCGCTGCCGTATACGGTGGTGCTGACGCTGGTGGGCCTGGCCTGCGTGCAGTACACGCTGGTGCCGCTCACCGACTGGCTGTTGCAGAGTGGCTGGGTCAGCACCCCCGGCGTGACGGCGCTGCTGCATTAA
- the yfdH gene encoding Bactoprenol glucosyl transferase homolog from prophage CPS-53, whose protein sequence is MLRNQPGVRFHLFKIHRLQGSKMKISLVVPVFNEEDTIPIFYKTVREYEPLKSFEVEIVFINDGSKDATESIINALAVSDPLVVPLSFTRNFGKEPALFAGLDHATGDAVIPIDVDLQDPIEVIPQLIERWQAGADVVLAKRTDRSTDGRLKRKSAEMFYKLHNKISNPRIEENVGDFRLMSREIVDNIRLLPERNLFMKGVLSWVGGRTDVVEYSRAERVAGSTKFNGWKLWNLALEGITSFSTFPLRVWTYIGLIVAGVAFVYGAWMIIDTLAFGNAVRGYPSLLVSILFLGGVQLIGIGVLGEYIGRIYVESKQRPRFILRKRNKDV, encoded by the coding sequence ATTCTCCGCAATCAGCCTGGTGTGCGGTTTCATCTATTCAAAATACATCGTCTTCAGGGAAGCAAAATGAAGATTTCACTCGTGGTTCCTGTCTTCAATGAAGAAGACACAATACCTATTTTCTATAAAACCGTCAGAGAATATGAGCCACTCAAATCGTTTGAGGTGGAAATCGTATTCATTAATGACGGCAGTAAAGACGCTACAGAGTCGATTATCAACGCGCTGGCCGTGTCAGATCCGCTTGTCGTGCCGTTATCATTCACTCGCAACTTTGGCAAAGAGCCAGCGCTATTTGCAGGCCTGGACCATGCCACCGGCGACGCAGTGATTCCGATTGACGTCGATTTGCAGGACCCGATTGAAGTTATCCCGCAACTGATTGAACGCTGGCAAGCTGGGGCAGATGTCGTACTGGCTAAACGCACAGACCGCTCTACAGATGGCCGCCTGAAGCGCAAAAGCGCTGAAATGTTCTATAAGCTGCACAACAAAATCAGCAACCCGAGGATTGAGGAGAACGTAGGTGATTTCCGACTAATGTCTCGGGAAATAGTGGATAACATCAGGCTGCTGCCGGAACGCAACCTGTTCATGAAGGGTGTCCTGAGCTGGGTTGGCGGTCGCACAGACGTAGTAGAATATTCGCGCGCTGAACGCGTGGCCGGAAGCACCAAATTCAACGGGTGGAAGCTCTGGAACCTTGCGCTGGAAGGGATTACAAGCTTCTCAACTTTTCCGCTTCGCGTATGGACGTACATAGGCCTCATCGTGGCCGGAGTCGCATTTGTGTACGGAGCATGGATGATTATCGATACGTTAGCATTTGGCAATGCTGTACGTGGATATCCATCTCTGCTTGTTTCCATCCTGTTCCTTGGTGGCGTGCAACTTATTGGTATTGGCGTTCTTGGGGAATATATTGGCAGGATTTATGTTGAGTCCAAGCAACGCCCAAGATTTATTCTGAGGAAAAGGAATAAAGATGTTTAA
- the minD gene encoding Septum site-determining protein minD: protein MARIIVVTSGKGGVGKTTSSAAIATGLAQKGKKTVVIDFDIGLRNLDLIMGCERRVVYDFVNVIQGDATLNQALIRDKRTESLYILPASQTRDKDALTREGVEKVLDELKKMEFDFIVCDSPAGIETGALMALYFADEAIITTNPEVSSVRDSDRILGILSSKSRRAENGEAPIKEHLLLTRYNPGRVSKGDMLSMEDVLEILRIPLVGVIPEDQSVLRASNQGEPVILDDTSDAGKAYADTVDRLMGEERPFRFIEEEKKGFLKRLFGG from the coding sequence ATGGCACGCATTATTGTAGTTACATCAGGTAAAGGGGGCGTTGGCAAAACCACCTCCAGCGCGGCCATCGCTACGGGTCTGGCCCAGAAGGGAAAGAAGACCGTAGTTATCGATTTCGATATCGGCCTGCGTAACCTTGATCTGATCATGGGTTGTGAACGCCGTGTCGTATACGATTTCGTGAACGTCATTCAGGGCGATGCCACACTGAATCAGGCGCTTATCCGCGATAAACGTACCGAAAGCCTCTACATTCTGCCCGCATCGCAGACGCGCGACAAAGACGCGCTGACCCGCGAAGGCGTGGAAAAGGTACTGGATGAGCTGAAAAAGATGGAGTTCGACTTCATTGTCTGCGACTCCCCTGCCGGTATCGAAACCGGCGCGCTGATGGCGCTCTATTTTGCTGATGAAGCCATCATTACCACTAACCCGGAAGTCTCCTCCGTGCGCGACTCCGACCGTATCCTGGGTATCCTCTCTTCCAAATCGCGCCGCGCCGAAAATGGCGAAGCGCCGATTAAAGAGCATCTGCTGCTGACCCGCTACAACCCGGGACGCGTCAGTAAGGGCGATATGCTCAGCATGGAAGATGTGCTGGAGATCCTGCGTATTCCTCTGGTGGGCGTTATCCCGGAAGATCAGTCCGTGCTGCGCGCCTCCAACCAGGGCGAGCCGGTTATTCTTGACGATACCTCTGATGCCGGGAAAGCCTACGCCGATACCGTCGATCGCCTGATGGGAGAAGAACGTCCTTTCCGCTTCATTGAAGAAGAGAAGAAAGGTTTCCTCAAACGCCTGTTCGGAGGATAA